A window of the bacterium genome harbors these coding sequences:
- a CDS encoding PAS domain S-box protein, whose product MESWTGSVTADADGRILINHGVVDSMSCYDGYRFSRLPSPIPFAKVFSDSSGDLWTVYAGDTGGFQRFHDGRWEKKIIGLPGFKSMLSFNNRFPFLPTSQGKIYYLLPDSLMIFDYDTGISTLLLRAGETPISRFIDMIRARDGGLWITGWNGIVKCAPNMGHPHSPPEWEAFPLPGAIKAENPGNPVENDAHEVFVVADSRRTGKKILLIFDGASWRQMDFSVPGIICAGWRGIDRSIWLRTTVSEAWNASWNLFRFEDDHIEIVKKNRVLSGFFLDMEATSDGCFWIATSSGLARYSHPTWRIPPGLPDIRRIVHYSFESNDGSIFFGMEDSLLVLRGDKWETILVPEPFRPWKIDMCMLDGRKLVFGSRGNKIVYYDTVKKVFGAIQHPLATEIFLIQQRGNDSAWVYLQTPAGDYRIEILKNDQFEPFPGDINANDSGSSLWEIHTATNGDTWFLETSGLNRYHDGYIQKFGPEDGYTMGGAFCFLERNDGKIWIGGRDMIQEFDGSSWTTVKSTDLETVRSLTQCSDGSIIAGSGTGIHRFFQDSWIAQTFEDGLPDAIVYKVFEDRAHRIWACTAMGISLYYPESDVYPPETYITPQDTRLEVTPGGNGRIGFYGADKWEYTLHNRLLFSWRIDSGPWLPFQQVTSASFSGLSAGRHRFEVRSIDRNLNIDSSPAMCEFVVLTPWYRATGFLVIFSLGCTAILSLIVYAVSRHVLLEKLVIKRTASLQSEISERMSVEEKYRTLFETSLDALDLVSPKGTILDVNKAWLNLFGYTRGETVGKNIGMIYAHKDDSVLIRNELLNKGYIQDREMLFVTKDGGELTCNVTGNVRFDGDGNIMYFQIIIRDITERKKLEARLFQSQKMEAIGTLAGGIAHDFNNILTAIIGYAELVIMETPEGSTMRSDMEKILAAGNRARGVVDQILIFSRKQETKNVPLRISPILKESLKFLRASLPSYINIVQNIEYETGYVVANPSNVHQIIMNLCTNAAHAMKKDNEGTLTVQFNEITLDDDFVSGHPGLTRGRYARLIVSDTGYGMTQDVQQRIFEPYFTTKSQGEGTGLGLSIIHGIVTSLKGIITVYSEPGKGSTFNVYLPLTDQNQEVTATEKAPDYSGSGHILFVDDEPDIVEIGTRILKSLGYDVTAMTNSVDALDFFRKNHEQIDLVISDMTMPVIPGDKLARGILDIRPDIPIIICTGFSERLSKEEALAMGIREYLGKPLLKSEMAEKIHKILTGKSEQNAREDKE is encoded by the coding sequence ATGGAATCATGGACAGGCTCCGTCACCGCGGACGCCGACGGCAGAATATTGATCAACCACGGCGTAGTGGATTCGATGAGCTGTTATGACGGGTATCGCTTTTCCAGACTGCCGAGCCCTATTCCTTTTGCGAAGGTATTCTCTGACTCATCCGGTGACCTTTGGACGGTGTATGCCGGGGACACGGGCGGTTTTCAGAGGTTTCACGACGGCCGGTGGGAGAAAAAGATAATCGGCCTTCCCGGTTTTAAAAGCATGCTTTCATTCAACAATCGATTCCCCTTCCTCCCCACATCTCAGGGGAAAATCTATTATCTTCTTCCCGACAGTCTCATGATATTCGATTATGATACGGGAATATCGACGCTTCTGCTTCGCGCCGGTGAAACCCCCATCTCCCGGTTCATCGACATGATCCGGGCACGTGACGGCGGTTTGTGGATAACCGGGTGGAACGGAATCGTAAAATGCGCGCCGAATATGGGACACCCGCATTCCCCGCCGGAATGGGAGGCGTTTCCGCTGCCGGGAGCCATCAAAGCCGAAAATCCCGGAAATCCTGTTGAAAACGACGCACACGAGGTGTTTGTGGTCGCTGACTCCCGGCGGACGGGGAAAAAGATTCTGCTGATCTTCGACGGCGCATCATGGAGGCAGATGGATTTCAGCGTACCGGGGATTATATGCGCGGGCTGGAGGGGTATCGACCGGAGCATATGGCTCAGAACCACTGTATCGGAAGCATGGAATGCCTCATGGAACCTTTTCCGCTTCGAGGATGATCATATCGAGATCGTGAAGAAAAACAGGGTGTTGTCAGGGTTCTTTCTTGATATGGAAGCCACATCCGACGGATGTTTCTGGATAGCGACCTCCAGCGGGCTTGCGCGGTATTCGCACCCGACATGGAGAATCCCGCCGGGCCTGCCCGATATCCGGCGGATTGTTCATTATTCATTCGAATCAAACGACGGAAGCATCTTTTTCGGAATGGAAGACTCGCTTCTCGTACTGCGGGGAGACAAGTGGGAGACCATTCTCGTTCCGGAACCCTTTCGCCCCTGGAAAATAGATATGTGTATGCTCGACGGGAGAAAACTGGTGTTTGGATCCCGCGGCAACAAAATCGTGTATTACGACACCGTGAAAAAGGTCTTCGGCGCCATTCAGCATCCCCTGGCAACAGAAATCTTTCTGATCCAGCAGCGGGGCAATGATTCCGCGTGGGTATATTTACAGACACCCGCAGGCGACTACCGCATTGAAATACTGAAAAACGACCAGTTCGAACCGTTTCCCGGCGATATTAACGCCAACGATTCAGGATCATCTCTCTGGGAAATACATACCGCCACGAACGGAGATACATGGTTCCTCGAGACCTCGGGTCTGAACCGTTACCACGACGGTTATATCCAGAAATTCGGCCCGGAAGACGGATACACAATGGGAGGCGCATTCTGTTTCCTTGAAAGAAACGACGGTAAAATCTGGATAGGCGGCAGGGATATGATACAGGAATTCGACGGCTCCTCATGGACGACGGTAAAGTCCACAGATCTGGAAACGGTACGGTCATTGACGCAATGCTCCGACGGCAGTATCATCGCCGGTTCCGGGACCGGGATTCACCGCTTTTTTCAGGATTCGTGGATCGCTCAAACTTTCGAAGACGGTCTTCCCGACGCAATCGTATACAAGGTATTCGAGGACAGGGCCCACCGTATCTGGGCATGTACCGCCATGGGAATAAGTCTTTATTATCCCGAATCCGATGTATACCCCCCGGAAACATATATCACTCCACAGGATACCAGGCTCGAAGTGACTCCGGGCGGGAACGGCCGCATCGGATTTTACGGGGCGGATAAATGGGAGTACACTCTCCACAACCGGCTGTTGTTTTCCTGGAGGATCGACAGCGGTCCATGGTTGCCGTTTCAACAGGTGACCTCGGCCTCTTTCTCCGGGCTGAGCGCCGGGAGGCACCGTTTTGAAGTACGGTCGATCGATCGCAACCTGAACATCGACAGTTCCCCTGCGATGTGTGAATTCGTGGTGCTCACTCCCTGGTACCGCGCAACCGGTTTCCTCGTGATTTTTTCACTCGGATGTACGGCGATACTCTCTCTGATCGTTTACGCCGTGTCCCGCCATGTCCTGCTCGAGAAACTGGTAATAAAGCGCACTGCCAGCCTGCAAAGCGAAATCAGCGAGCGGATGAGTGTTGAAGAAAAATACCGTACGCTTTTTGAAACATCGCTCGATGCACTGGATCTTGTTTCACCCAAGGGAACGATACTCGATGTCAACAAGGCCTGGCTCAACCTCTTCGGATATACACGAGGCGAGACGGTCGGGAAAAATATCGGGATGATATATGCGCACAAGGATGATTCCGTGCTGATAAGAAACGAACTCCTCAACAAAGGATATATTCAGGATCGGGAAATGCTTTTCGTTACAAAAGACGGCGGTGAACTCACATGCAATGTGACCGGGAACGTACGCTTCGACGGTGACGGAAACATAATGTATTTCCAGATCATCATCCGCGACATCACCGAGAGGAAAAAACTCGAGGCCCGGTTGTTCCAGTCTCAGAAAATGGAGGCGATCGGAACGCTTGCCGGCGGGATCGCGCACGATTTCAATAATATACTCACTGCAATAATCGGGTATGCCGAGCTGGTGATAATGGAAACTCCCGAAGGAAGCACTATGCGATCCGATATGGAGAAAATCCTCGCAGCAGGAAATCGCGCGCGGGGAGTCGTAGATCAGATTCTCATTTTCAGCCGTAAGCAAGAAACGAAGAATGTTCCGCTCCGGATTTCGCCAATTCTCAAGGAGAGCCTGAAATTCCTGCGCGCCTCGTTGCCTTCATACATTAATATTGTACAAAACATCGAATATGAAACCGGATATGTCGTTGCCAATCCTTCCAATGTTCACCAGATTATCATGAATCTCTGTACGAATGCCGCACACGCAATGAAAAAAGACAATGAAGGAACCCTTACCGTTCAGTTCAATGAAATCACTTTAGATGATGATTTTGTTTCCGGTCATCCGGGCCTGACAAGAGGGCGTTATGCAAGATTGATTGTAAGCGATACAGGATATGGCATGACCCAGGATGTTCAGCAGCGGATTTTTGAACCCTATTTCACCACCAAAAGCCAGGGTGAAGGCACCGGACTCGGGTTATCGATAATTCATGGTATTGTCACGAGTTTAAAAGGAATAATTACCGTATATTCCGAGCCGGGGAAAGGAAGCACGTTTAATGTATACTTGCCCCTGACCGACCAGAATCAGGAAGTAACAGCGACAGAAAAAGCTCCCGACTATTCCGGCAGCGGTCATATCCTTTTTGTCGATGACGAGCCTGATATTGTCGAAATAGGCACCCGTATTCTCAAGAGCTTAGGTTACGATGTCACTGCAATGACAAACAGTGTTGATGCGCTTGACTTTTTCCGCAAGAACCATGAACAGATCGACCTCGTCATCTCGGATATGACCATGCCGGTCATTCCGGGAGATAAACTTGCCCGGGGCATTCTCGATATTCGACCCGACATTCCAATCATTATCTGCACCGGATTCAGCGAACGGCTTTCAAAAGAAGAAGCCCTGGCCATGGGGATTCGGGAGTATCTTGGAAAACCACTTCTTAAATCGGAGATGGCGGAAAAGATTCATAAGATATTAACCGGAAAGTCGGAACAGAATGCCCGGGAAGACAAAGAGTAA
- a CDS encoding carbohydrate binding family 9 domain-containing protein, with protein MSTLRMHPILLCLFYVLAAPPAFAQITAKMIDSPIKLDGSLSEKAWESAEVVSDFTQRELTEGAQPTERTEVRIIYNEDHLYIGVKCFDSEPDKILHRELKWDTGLNNEDIFGVLIDTYHDKRMGFAFVTNANGARDDATFLSDKDANYQWDGIWEVASRITDFGWSCEFEIPFKTLRFPTTEQQIWGINFSRSIRRKNEEVEWRGWRRDEGPTHLASAGTIVIPGRIRPGHQLDVTPYVLTGAEKQRTKKLDDVFNYGVDLKYGITSNMTLDLTTKTDFAQIESDKDVINLTRFPIQYPEKRDFFLEGLETFDFTQGGTKLFYSRNIGIDPVTREGIPILGGAKLTQKQGGYRLGVMTIQTEEEGNFPSTNYSVVRVRKDVFEQSYIGFIGSSVLDARDHDNQVLGFDFGYRTGKFLGKRNLDIQGYITGSSDDGLAHDNLAGRIYFSYPNDLISWYGLYHTLDENFKPGVGFASRVGIKNYIWFLTISPRPNIPYVKKLVFKPFDINYTTDMDGVLETRNEEIRPLGFIFNSGDVLDFKIWNKYDFIDKPDGWKIFGDTVVPRGTYTWWYYDIQYSGSRNRPVALNFNTNFGDHYCGTRTYYNASLAFKQTEYIALSADMTYNDININDSRFITREYGGRMGVDFSTRLSSSVFVQWNNKTNEVTTNFRIHYIPRVGSDIYIVYNHLLEEEFDYRTKENAAMLKVNYTYRL; from the coding sequence GTGAGCACGTTGCGCATGCACCCGATACTGTTGTGCCTTTTTTATGTACTTGCAGCGCCCCCCGCTTTTGCACAGATAACCGCGAAAATGATCGACTCACCCATCAAGCTTGACGGCTCTCTTTCGGAGAAGGCATGGGAATCTGCGGAAGTCGTTTCGGACTTCACCCAGCGCGAGCTGACGGAGGGCGCACAGCCCACTGAGCGGACAGAGGTACGGATAATCTACAACGAAGACCATCTCTATATCGGTGTGAAGTGCTTTGACAGCGAACCGGACAAAATACTGCACCGTGAGCTGAAATGGGATACCGGCCTGAATAACGAAGATATTTTCGGAGTGTTGATCGACACTTATCATGACAAGCGCATGGGTTTCGCCTTTGTGACCAATGCCAACGGCGCCCGTGACGATGCGACTTTTCTGAGCGATAAGGACGCCAATTACCAGTGGGACGGCATCTGGGAAGTGGCATCGCGGATAACCGATTTCGGCTGGTCGTGCGAGTTCGAGATACCCTTCAAGACCCTGCGGTTCCCCACCACCGAGCAGCAGATATGGGGTATCAATTTTTCCCGGAGTATCCGGAGAAAAAACGAGGAAGTTGAATGGCGCGGCTGGCGAAGAGACGAGGGTCCCACCCATCTGGCGAGCGCCGGGACTATCGTGATTCCCGGGCGGATCAGACCCGGACATCAGCTCGATGTGACACCCTATGTGCTCACGGGCGCGGAGAAACAGCGGACGAAAAAACTTGATGATGTATTCAATTACGGTGTTGACCTCAAGTATGGCATCACCTCGAACATGACCCTCGACCTGACCACAAAAACCGATTTTGCCCAGATCGAGAGCGACAAGGATGTCATTAACCTGACACGGTTTCCTATCCAGTATCCGGAAAAACGTGATTTTTTCCTCGAGGGTCTGGAAACGTTCGATTTCACCCAGGGCGGAACGAAACTCTTCTATTCGAGGAATATCGGCATCGACCCGGTCACCCGTGAGGGTATCCCTATCCTCGGCGGAGCCAAGCTCACCCAGAAACAGGGCGGATACCGCCTCGGTGTCATGACCATTCAGACAGAGGAGGAAGGGAACTTTCCCTCGACCAATTACTCGGTCGTCCGTGTGCGCAAGGACGTGTTCGAACAGTCGTACATCGGCTTCATCGGCTCGAGCGTGCTCGATGCCAGGGATCACGACAATCAGGTATTAGGGTTTGATTTCGGATACAGGACCGGTAAGTTTCTCGGGAAGCGTAACCTCGACATCCAGGGATATATCACCGGTTCTTCGGACGATGGGTTGGCCCATGACAATCTGGCCGGGAGAATCTATTTCTCCTATCCCAACGACCTGATCAGCTGGTATGGTCTCTACCATACACTCGATGAAAATTTCAAGCCCGGTGTGGGATTCGCCAGCAGGGTGGGAATCAAGAATTACATCTGGTTTCTCACTATCTCTCCGAGGCCGAACATCCCCTATGTGAAAAAGCTGGTTTTCAAGCCGTTCGACATCAATTACACCACCGACATGGACGGCGTCCTCGAAACCCGTAACGAGGAAATCCGTCCCCTCGGATTTATTTTCAATTCGGGCGATGTCCTCGATTTCAAGATATGGAACAAGTATGATTTTATCGACAAGCCCGATGGCTGGAAAATATTCGGGGATACGGTTGTTCCCCGGGGGACGTACACATGGTGGTACTATGACATCCAGTACTCCGGGAGCCGTAACCGCCCGGTAGCGCTGAATTTCAACACCAACTTCGGCGATCACTACTGCGGCACGCGGACCTATTACAACGCCTCGCTCGCTTTCAAGCAGACTGAATACATCGCGCTCTCCGCCGATATGACGTATAACGATATCAATATCAATGACAGCCGGTTCATCACCCGCGAGTACGGTGGAAGGATGGGTGTGGATTTCAGCACACGGCTTTCATCCTCCGTTTTCGTCCAGTGGAACAACAAAACCAACGAGGTCACCACGAATTTCCGCATCCATTATATCCCGCGGGTGGGGAGCGATATTTACATTGTCTACAATCACCTGTTGGAAGAAGAATTCGATTACCGGACCAAAGAGAACGCCGCCATGCTGAAAGTGAATTATACGTACAGGCTGTGA